A section of the Xiphias gladius isolate SHS-SW01 ecotype Sanya breed wild chromosome 10, ASM1685928v1, whole genome shotgun sequence genome encodes:
- the soul3 gene encoding heme-binding protein soul3, with amino-acid sequence MDRGGCQMNGGGGAGGGGDGSGPDRHGMITLEDLESFSEDQLSDSGNGSLEEEGETMEEEEDPNRLLHYWQDVARGHQVEVSQDMAEPIQQLTSNNQGRSSREYVPFTLLARKEKCGELLYEKRHYEKGRWACITMREDTYEQSICYGFMRIMRYICQQNSLGDYLGMTLPIVTVIRTDENHSVVSNDVTVAYYLPTEHQAQPPQPSDSDIVIENWPSTIVYTRAFTGPTNEVTIINQINAMAELLDSPDVCVNDSFIVAGYTNPAHNNRQNEIWFLERH; translated from the exons ATGGACCGAGGCGGCTGCCAGATGAATGGCGGCGGCGGCGCCGGTGGCGGCGGAGACGGCAGCGGCCCCGACCGACACGGGATGATCACACTGGAGGACCTGGAGTCTTTTTCGGAAGACCAGCTGTCAGACTCGGGCAACGGCAGCctggaagaggaaggagagaccatggaggaggaggaagacccGAACCGACTGTTGCATTACTGGCAGGACGTAGCCAGGGGACACCAAGTGGAAGTTtctcaag ATATGGCAGAACCTATTCAGCAGCTAACCAGCAACAACCAAGGGCGCAGCTCTAGAGAATATGTCCCTTTCACTCTCCTTGCACGCAAAGAGAAG TGTGGGGAGCTGCTCTATGAGAAACGCCACTACGAGAAGGGTCGCTGGGCTTGTATAACAATGCGTGAGGACACTTACGAACAGAGCATCTGTTATGGTTTTATGAGGATAATGAGATACATCTGCCAGCAGAACTCTTTAG GTGACTACTTGGGCATGACACTCCCCATCGTGACAGTGATACGCACAGATGAGAACCATTCTGTAGTCTCCAATGATGTCACCGTGGCGTACTACCTTCCTACCGAGCATCAGGCCCAGCCCCCACAACCTTCTGACAGCGATATCGTCATAGAGAACTGGCCCTCCACTATTGTATACACAAG GGCCTTCACTGGTCCCACCAATGAAGTGACCATCATTAACCAGATCAATGCCATGGCAGAGCTGCTAGACTCCCCTGATGTGTGCGTCAACGACTCGTTCATCGTGGCCGGCTACACCAACCCTGCTCACAACAACCGTCAGAATGAGATCTGGTTCCTAGAGCGACACTGA
- the iqcc gene encoding IQ domain-containing protein C — protein MDRGKWEKILTHFQARARGYSVRNEVRRAREDFEDIVKEIDGGLTHLHWRDTIIPIPHFTDTDGPFLRPCSADSKPSDPWLDFIASPQNTTAAAAATPLSQEREGGPGLPPEKTEAERDDSETKGQACLSRNCFPSGHAGGDGEGQRQRGMRDQDGDKDGGVMESTGDSTSVWSSLELDVNYTHSRQGPRQYCSAQEVPRTPEALRLHRNTLTMELVWLQQAIDSRKKYLSLKDRLTIS, from the exons ATGGACAGAGGCAAATGGGAGAAGATACTCACCCATTTTCAG GCACGTGCACGTGGTTACTCGGTGAGAAACGAAGTCCGTCGTGCACGAGAAGACTTTGAAGACATCGTGAAAGAGATTGATGGAGGCTTGACCCATCTACACTGGAGGGACACGATTATCCCTATCCCTCACTTCACAGACACT GACGGCCCGTTTCTACGACCCTGCAGCGCTGATAGCAAGCCTTCAGATCCATGGCTAGATTTTATTGCCAGTCCCCAGaatacaacagcagcagcagcagcaaccccCTTGTcgcaggagagggaggggggtcCTGGTCTCCCTCCAGAGAAGACAGAAGCTGAGAGAGATGATTCAGAAACCAAAGGTCAAGCCTGCCTTTCCAGGAACTGTTTCCCAAGCGGCCATGCTGGAGGAGATGGGGAGGGCCAGAGACAGAGGGGCATGAGGGATCAGGATGGAGATAAAGATGGAGGGGTGATGGAGAGTACAGGAGACTCCACCTCCGTCTGGAGCAGTTTGGAGCTGGATGTGAACTACACTCACTCTCGCCAGG GTCCCCGGCAGTACTGCTCAGCTCAGGAGGTGCCACGTACACCGGAAGCCCTGCGTCTCCATAGAAACACTCTGaccatggagctggtttggcTCCAACAGGCCATTGACAGCAGGAAAAAG TACTTGTCACTGAAGGATAGGCTGACCATATCCTGA